The following proteins are co-located in the Oceanispirochaeta sp. M1 genome:
- a CDS encoding chemotaxis response regulator protein-glutamate methylesterase, translating into MSDNKISVLIVDDSALMRNIISKLIEKDSSLRVIGTAMNGRFGLNKIPRLNPDIIVLDLEMPEMNGIEFLKEMHKLKYEIPVVILSSIAKKGAKVTMEALSLGASDFITKPSGSVVDELDKVGSQLVSVLKAYGSDYRRKRGNTVPPLEDSDTQLREINRTRQATPAPAERNRSEQLWEKVKPKKEPEKPEIIAIGISTGGPNALRKVFAEIDPALSVPIVVVQHMPAGFTKEFAASLDRVCPLEVKEAAEGDIIKPGRILIAPGDAHITIEKKSLASIIRLQNTDLVNGHKPSAGVLFDSVAKSYGNKSMAVIMTGMGKDGAREIGQIYKEGGMTIAQDSSSCIVFGMPRVAIEHDYIRQVVSLDDMAATISKLAE; encoded by the coding sequence GTGTCTGATAATAAAATATCCGTTCTGATCGTAGATGATTCAGCTCTGATGAGAAATATAATATCCAAGCTTATAGAGAAAGACAGTTCCCTTCGTGTCATAGGAACTGCTATGAACGGGCGCTTCGGTTTAAACAAAATACCGCGGCTGAATCCCGACATCATTGTTCTTGATCTGGAAATGCCCGAGATGAATGGAATTGAATTCCTCAAAGAGATGCATAAGCTCAAATATGAGATTCCTGTAGTAATTCTTTCATCCATCGCCAAGAAAGGGGCAAAGGTAACAATGGAGGCTCTCTCTCTGGGAGCATCCGACTTCATAACCAAACCAAGCGGAAGTGTTGTGGATGAGCTGGATAAAGTTGGCTCACAACTGGTTTCGGTTCTCAAAGCCTACGGCAGTGATTACAGAAGAAAAAGGGGCAATACTGTACCGCCTCTTGAAGACAGCGATACCCAGCTCAGGGAAATAAACAGAACCAGACAAGCAACTCCAGCCCCTGCCGAAAGAAACCGTTCGGAACAGCTCTGGGAAAAAGTGAAACCTAAAAAAGAACCAGAAAAACCAGAAATAATCGCCATCGGAATTTCGACTGGTGGTCCTAATGCCCTGAGAAAAGTATTTGCTGAGATTGACCCTGCTCTATCGGTACCAATAGTAGTGGTTCAGCACATGCCTGCCGGTTTCACCAAGGAATTTGCCGCCAGTCTGGATAGAGTTTGCCCCCTGGAAGTCAAGGAAGCTGCAGAAGGTGACATCATCAAACCCGGCAGAATTCTTATAGCACCGGGAGATGCACATATTACTATTGAGAAAAAAAGTCTGGCATCAATAATCAGGCTTCAGAATACAGACCTTGTAAACGGTCACAAACCTTCGGCTGGAGTACTCTTTGATTCAGTTGCCAAATCATATGGCAACAAATCCATGGCTGTGATAATGACAGGAATGGGAAAAGACGGAGCAAGAGAGATAGGTCAGATTTACAAAGAGGGAGGCATGACGATTGCCCAGGACAGCTCGTCGTGTATCGTATTCGGAATGCCCAGGGTCGCCATTGAACATGACTATATCCGTCAAGTGGTTTCCCTGGATGATATGGCTGCCACTATCAGCAAGCTCGCGGAGTGA
- a CDS encoding protein-glutamate O-methyltransferase CheR, with amino-acid sequence MSDFLKDSDFLKIRDLIYNESGIHFSDSNRTILESRLKERLKLLKLDNIPEYYSTLKSSDSELKDFLDSVTTNLTRFFRNQAHYDTFINHVIPDLVEQKRKSGNKKITIWSAGCSTGEEPYTNAMVLKEHLPPDFKIEVVASDLSLKSLMKAKEGVYLKNRTTGIPENYLKKYFIEEDNSFKINPEIGALIKFDYHNLKFGSNLRNLDIVFCRNVLIYFDEPAQKNVIDNFWNSMAPHSYLFIGHSESLFGMDTQFKFIKTDWACIYGKIQD; translated from the coding sequence ATGTCAGATTTCCTAAAAGACTCTGATTTTCTAAAAATCAGAGATCTCATATATAACGAAAGTGGAATCCACTTTTCAGATTCAAACAGAACCATATTGGAAAGCCGTCTCAAAGAACGTCTGAAACTTCTCAAACTGGACAATATTCCAGAGTACTATTCCACCCTAAAAAGCAGCGACAGTGAACTCAAAGACTTCCTGGATTCGGTGACCACCAACCTGACCCGTTTTTTTAGAAACCAGGCTCATTACGATACCTTTATAAATCATGTAATTCCGGATCTTGTTGAACAAAAAAGAAAAAGCGGCAACAAGAAAATTACCATATGGAGTGCCGGGTGCTCCACAGGCGAAGAGCCTTATACTAATGCCATGGTTCTGAAGGAGCACCTTCCACCTGATTTTAAAATTGAAGTTGTAGCATCAGACCTGAGTTTGAAATCTCTTATGAAAGCAAAAGAGGGAGTTTATCTAAAAAATAGAACAACCGGTATTCCCGAAAATTACCTGAAGAAGTATTTTATTGAAGAGGATAACAGTTTTAAAATAAATCCAGAGATTGGCGCACTAATCAAATTTGATTATCACAATCTGAAATTTGGAAGCAATTTAAGAAATCTTGATATTGTTTTCTGCAGAAATGTACTTATCTATTTTGATGAACCTGCTCAGAAAAATGTAATTGATAATTTTTGGAATTCCATGGCTCCCCACTCATACCTGTTTATAGGACATTCCGAATCACTCTTCGGTATGGACACTCAGTTTAAATTCATCAAGACTGACTGGGCCTGTATATATGGAAAGATTCAGGATTAA
- the lptC gene encoding LPS export ABC transporter periplasmic protein LptC, which translates to MRKTSRFLIILPLIITACSLDYDSSVTDSLDESIPTSRLYGVKRVQIQEGKPKVTFEAEEAVVWEDREETELFNFVFYEFGDQRDIITRAEAEYLLISDDNDAEIEGDIYGYSVRNEASVEADNLKWFDEKRVLSSRDDSFVSIEMDNGSLLEGRGFEADLFTNTTTFSSGIGGTLESGTEGAE; encoded by the coding sequence ATGCGAAAAACATCCCGTTTCCTTATTATTCTTCCTCTTATTATTACTGCCTGTTCCCTGGATTATGACTCCTCGGTTACAGATAGCCTGGATGAGTCCATTCCCACTTCCCGCCTTTATGGGGTGAAAAGGGTTCAGATTCAGGAAGGGAAGCCGAAGGTGACTTTTGAGGCTGAGGAAGCTGTTGTCTGGGAAGACCGGGAAGAAACTGAACTCTTTAATTTTGTTTTTTATGAATTTGGCGATCAGAGGGATATCATTACCAGAGCTGAAGCTGAGTATCTATTGATTTCGGATGATAATGATGCCGAAATTGAAGGAGATATATACGGTTATTCTGTACGTAATGAAGCTTCTGTCGAAGCAGATAACCTTAAGTGGTTCGATGAAAAGAGAGTTCTCAGCAGTAGGGATGATTCTTTTGTCTCTATCGAAATGGATAACGGATCACTTCTTGAAGGCCGTGGGTTTGAAGCGGATCTTTTTACAAATACAACAACCTTTTCATCTGGAATAGGCGGAACCCTTGAGTCGGGGACAGAGGGTGCAGAATGA
- a CDS encoding LptA/OstA family protein has protein sequence MINKRSVLFLYYILIAGTLFAEQYSFSSDFLKSVMAEGKEKTLLEGSVLVQSEKKKITADRVEILGKDFQFFICEGNVKVEDLEKDFTLSSEVFHYDNDNRIIRINGPSIMEDRENEMIIKCSYLENREKEDLIIMQVGVRILKEDLACRSEFAVYDRERNMLELTGLPVVYRKDDVFRASRITVNLDNDEISMEGVVQGSLLSKSEDDEKDEKADSVVDEGITESESLPEEEKTVESADE, from the coding sequence ATGATAAATAAACGTTCAGTCTTATTTCTTTACTATATTCTTATAGCAGGTACTCTCTTTGCAGAGCAGTACAGTTTTTCAAGTGATTTTCTTAAGTCGGTAATGGCAGAAGGAAAAGAGAAAACACTGCTTGAGGGCAGTGTTCTTGTTCAGTCTGAAAAGAAAAAGATAACTGCTGATCGTGTGGAGATTCTAGGAAAGGACTTTCAGTTTTTTATCTGTGAAGGAAATGTAAAGGTTGAGGATCTGGAGAAAGATTTCACCCTTAGTTCCGAGGTTTTTCATTATGACAACGATAATCGGATTATCAGAATCAACGGTCCCTCAATAATGGAAGACCGTGAAAACGAGATGATCATAAAATGCAGCTACCTGGAAAACCGTGAGAAGGAAGATCTTATCATCATGCAGGTGGGGGTCCGTATACTCAAAGAGGATTTAGCCTGCCGCAGCGAGTTTGCTGTATATGACAGGGAACGGAATATGCTTGAATTGACCGGATTGCCTGTTGTTTACAGAAAGGATGATGTGTTCAGAGCCTCCAGGATTACAGTCAACCTGGATAATGATGAAATAAGCATGGAGGGAGTGGTCCAGGGATCTCTCCTTTCTAAGAGTGAAGATGATGAGAAAGATGAAAAGGCAGATTCTGTAGTGGATGAAGGAATAACGGAATCTGAATCATTGCCTGAAGAAGAAAAAACCGTGGAGAGTGCAGATGAGTGA
- the lptB gene encoding LPS export ABC transporter ATP-binding protein, with amino-acid sequence MSDQVIEKTSLQVDNVKKVYGKKTAVKTMSFSMHQGEIVGLLGPNGAGKTTCFYMIAGFIKASDGRILLDDVEITHEPMFKRSRLGISYLPQEPSVFRKLSVEDNIWAILETRTDLNKAEKIEKMEHLIDDLGIHKVRKQKAFTLSGGERRRTEIARALATDPRFLLLDEPFAGIDPIAVYEIKKIIEHLSGKGIGILITDHNVRDTFEITHRSYICNLGEIIVSGNKEELLASELARTIYLGKDFSM; translated from the coding sequence ATGAGTGATCAGGTAATTGAGAAAACGTCTCTCCAGGTAGATAATGTCAAAAAAGTGTACGGTAAGAAAACCGCTGTTAAGACAATGAGTTTCTCCATGCATCAGGGTGAGATTGTAGGACTGCTCGGACCGAACGGAGCAGGAAAAACGACTTGTTTCTATATGATTGCCGGATTTATAAAGGCCTCAGACGGCAGAATCCTTCTTGATGATGTTGAGATTACACATGAGCCTATGTTCAAACGTTCCCGTCTTGGGATCTCCTATCTTCCTCAGGAACCCTCTGTCTTTCGGAAACTCTCTGTTGAAGATAATATCTGGGCAATTCTTGAAACCAGAACAGATCTTAATAAAGCAGAAAAAATAGAAAAAATGGAACATCTCATTGATGACCTGGGAATCCATAAGGTACGAAAACAGAAGGCATTTACCCTCTCCGGAGGAGAACGTCGGCGTACCGAGATTGCCCGCGCCCTTGCGACAGATCCCCGGTTTCTGCTTCTGGATGAACCTTTTGCCGGAATTGATCCCATTGCTGTCTATGAGATAAAGAAGATAATTGAGCATCTCTCTGGAAAGGGCATAGGGATTCTCATTACAGACCATAATGTGCGTGATACTTTTGAGATCACTCATCGCTCTTATATCTGCAACCTGGGTGAGATTATTGTAAGTGGAAACAAAGAAGAGCTTCTTGCCAGTGAGCTTGCCAGAACTATCTATCTGGGTAAAGATTTTTCAATGTAG
- the rpoN gene encoding RNA polymerase factor sigma-54 has product MQSQRTVISQEQRLKMSPQMYQSIQLMALPIQDLRLKIAEEIDKNPALEQLEMERTASLDEVPEKKSEDFDPFENSSDPGYTTQSGGSSGGEDTKRKFLEGTISRGESLQDHLLWQLHMTYLTERELEIGELIISNLDGNGFHIGPPSVLVREDESEILEKMIVQIQGFDPLGICVADHRDSLLLQAQFREDMPEELETVLTDLMELLEKEKYNEIIRQLKISRERWEEIMYFLKSLDPYPGSFYSESSYNYVIPDLIVRRKEGEFVIVLNDEEIPVLRINSFFEDIQEGEAAAKDKKVKQFVNGRVRDARWFIGSINQRNMTLLKTATAILEFQREFFRRGPKYLKPLTLKDVAGEIGVHEATVSRITTNKYVQTEWGIYELKHFFSNSISGAGSGGSKFSKEGVKEVIREIIAESSSEKKLSDQKISDLLSKKGINIARRTVAKYRNELALGSSFKR; this is encoded by the coding sequence GTGCAGTCGCAAAGAACTGTAATTTCACAGGAACAGCGCCTGAAGATGAGCCCTCAGATGTATCAGTCAATACAGCTGATGGCTCTTCCCATTCAGGATCTGAGGTTGAAAATTGCAGAGGAGATAGATAAAAACCCCGCACTGGAACAACTCGAGATGGAAAGGACCGCCTCTTTAGATGAGGTCCCTGAAAAAAAGAGTGAAGATTTTGATCCATTTGAGAACAGTTCTGATCCCGGCTATACCACACAGAGTGGAGGAAGCAGCGGCGGTGAAGATACCAAAAGGAAATTCCTGGAAGGTACTATCTCAAGAGGAGAGTCTCTTCAGGATCATCTGCTGTGGCAGCTGCATATGACTTACCTCACCGAGAGAGAGCTGGAGATCGGAGAGCTGATCATCAGTAATCTGGATGGTAACGGTTTTCATATTGGTCCTCCCTCAGTCCTTGTCAGAGAGGATGAGAGTGAAATCCTTGAGAAGATGATTGTACAGATTCAGGGCTTTGATCCCCTGGGGATTTGTGTTGCTGATCATAGAGACTCTCTGCTGCTCCAGGCACAGTTCAGAGAAGATATGCCCGAAGAACTTGAGACAGTTCTGACCGATTTAATGGAATTGCTGGAGAAAGAGAAATATAATGAAATTATAAGGCAGCTGAAAATCAGCCGGGAACGTTGGGAAGAGATAATGTATTTTCTTAAATCCCTGGATCCTTATCCCGGCAGTTTCTATTCAGAGAGTTCTTATAACTATGTGATACCGGATTTGATTGTTCGAAGGAAAGAAGGTGAGTTTGTGATCGTCCTCAATGATGAGGAAATCCCAGTGCTCAGGATTAATTCTTTCTTTGAGGATATTCAGGAGGGGGAAGCCGCAGCCAAAGACAAAAAAGTGAAACAATTTGTGAATGGACGTGTTAGGGATGCCCGCTGGTTTATTGGAAGTATCAATCAGAGAAATATGACCCTTCTTAAAACAGCAACTGCGATTTTAGAATTTCAGAGAGAGTTCTTCAGAAGAGGACCGAAATATCTGAAACCCCTGACATTGAAAGATGTAGCTGGGGAAATCGGGGTTCATGAGGCAACCGTATCCAGAATCACAACCAATAAGTATGTGCAGACCGAATGGGGCATATACGAATTGAAGCACTTTTTTTCTAACTCTATTTCCGGTGCCGGATCGGGAGGCTCAAAGTTTTCCAAAGAGGGAGTCAAAGAGGTTATAAGAGAAATTATCGCTGAATCATCGAGTGAAAAGAAACTGTCTGACCAGAAGATTTCGGATCTTCTGAGTAAAAAAGGAATTAATATCGCCCGGAGAACTGTTGCAAAGTACAGAAATGAACTTGCATTGGGCTCTTCTTTTAAGCGGTAA
- the hpf gene encoding ribosome hibernation-promoting factor, HPF/YfiA family codes for MTIELKGVHYDVSDKTREYVDKKLLRLKHVEELIVDFHMTLSREPKGMYIASSDAHFRWGQKSHVKVEDRDLYKAIDIMFDKMENKTTKEKEKIQAH; via the coding sequence ATGACAATAGAGCTTAAAGGTGTTCATTATGATGTATCTGACAAAACCCGTGAGTACGTGGACAAAAAGCTGCTAAGGCTTAAACATGTGGAGGAATTGATTGTTGATTTCCATATGACCTTATCCAGGGAACCTAAGGGGATGTACATTGCTTCATCAGATGCTCATTTTCGCTGGGGACAGAAAAGCCATGTCAAAGTGGAGGACCGTGATTTGTATAAAGCGATAGATATAATGTTTGATAAGATGGAAAATAAAACAACGAAAGAAAAAGAAAAAATTCAGGCACATTGA
- the hprK gene encoding HPr(Ser) kinase/phosphatase, with the protein MDKFTVLDLLDLDLHDYNALKLSCIAGRKGLVKTIDHMDLNRPGLALTGFFKTFAPQRVQVFSLAEHEYLKEMEQSGDTSAVEKLFSYPIPFCVFCRNLTPGDWFLEIAEKAGVPVLKTALPSSEFSVKIIRSLGDILAPQEKQHAVMVEVFGMGVLIKGESGVGKSETALELLERGHRLVSDDSVLLKCFSGKIIMGFSDDRILGHHMEIRGLGIINVSQIFGVRGIRDKKQVQMVINLEEWDSSKNYDRLGTTEQKSDILGVKIPTFDIPVKPGRNIPVIIETAALNERLKHKGHYAAKEFNKNLIQMLESDNARKMYQDNY; encoded by the coding sequence ATGGATAAGTTTACAGTTCTGGATCTTTTGGATTTGGACCTGCATGATTACAATGCCCTGAAACTGAGCTGCATTGCCGGCCGGAAAGGTCTTGTGAAAACCATTGATCATATGGATCTCAACCGTCCCGGATTAGCTTTGACCGGTTTTTTCAAGACATTTGCTCCCCAGAGAGTTCAGGTCTTCAGTCTTGCAGAACATGAGTATCTGAAAGAGATGGAACAATCAGGTGATACCTCAGCGGTAGAGAAGCTTTTCAGCTACCCGATTCCCTTCTGTGTCTTCTGCAGAAATTTGACACCGGGTGACTGGTTTCTGGAAATAGCGGAGAAGGCCGGTGTACCGGTTTTGAAGACTGCCCTTCCTTCCAGTGAGTTTTCTGTCAAAATTATCAGGTCCCTCGGAGATATTCTGGCACCTCAGGAAAAACAGCATGCTGTCATGGTTGAAGTATTTGGTATGGGTGTACTTATTAAAGGTGAAAGCGGAGTCGGGAAAAGTGAGACTGCACTGGAGCTTCTTGAGAGGGGACACCGACTGGTTTCGGATGATTCGGTACTGCTGAAATGTTTTAGCGGAAAGATTATTATGGGATTCAGTGATGACAGAATTCTGGGGCATCATATGGAGATCCGGGGACTGGGGATTATTAATGTTTCCCAGATATTCGGAGTACGTGGAATTAGAGATAAAAAACAGGTTCAGATGGTAATAAATCTTGAAGAATGGGATTCTTCAAAAAATTATGATCGTCTTGGAACAACTGAGCAAAAATCTGATATACTTGGGGTAAAGATTCCCACATTTGATATACCAGTCAAACCGGGTAGGAATATTCCGGTGATTATTGAGACAGCGGCACTCAATGAGAGATTGAAACATAAGGGACATTATGCTGCTAAAGAATTTAACAAGAACCTGATACAGATGCTGGAAAGTGACAACGCCAGGAAGATGTATCAGGATAATTATTGA
- a CDS encoding HPr family phosphocarrier protein: MVQKNTKVKNRAGLHARPAAMIVQTASKFEATIFIEKGTEKINAKSIMGILTMGAGYDAEVVISAEGADEQGALDALFTLFENRFEEE, translated from the coding sequence ATGGTTCAAAAAAATACAAAAGTTAAAAATAGAGCAGGACTGCATGCCAGACCGGCTGCCATGATTGTTCAGACAGCATCTAAGTTTGAAGCTACTATTTTCATAGAAAAGGGTACTGAGAAAATTAATGCCAAATCCATTATGGGTATTCTCACAATGGGTGCCGGTTATGATGCCGAAGTGGTAATCAGTGCCGAAGGAGCCGATGAACAGGGAGCACTGGATGCACTATTTACCCTTTTTGAAAACAGGTTCGAAGAGGAGTAG
- a CDS encoding PAS domain-containing sensor histidine kinase produces the protein MNFQRLRDFLQNSIITVILLYLLIIVLILIFASSILGGMDQNTIGENPSQLILLIAIPLLILVALGYSFIYVWKKVKTKHSRYRFRLRLVLFIFLIIVLISLPQTILSVSFVDMVFSRWFGPDVGDALNSGLEIALEYYFDLNRELEDIGNSPYLALSVSKVIHSPDQVWKEVKVQYPRIEGMQIVSPDELYVFGDPRLTYSRNEIAQLQSGLIPKRTVPEFSILGFIKEYQIGGEPYQIVLYRTIPRKFDEHARNLTQVIEKFKQFNEYEGIFRIGLILFYAIFLVPVLFLGLVVALYVSQRLIQPFLGLEEATRRVAQGDYSYRLLSREKDDFSFLTDSFNSMVQELEVSRKETLQTEKVSAWQDIAQRLAHEIRNPLTPIRLYAQRVLARLGDDEMPEEVIRKGMDRILVEVDNLNNLLTEFREFARQKPPALEEVNLKKFIYTIIEVLEESSPRVSFITDDFPTDLLIQVDQGQLRQVFNNLISNSIQAMDGDGVIILRADLVKKGYSVYCRVQVSDSGPGIPEEMLGQVFKPYYTTREEGTGLGLSIVERIIHDHRGRIWVESAQGEGTTFYLDLPYEELYGKDSDY, from the coding sequence GTGAATTTCCAGCGTCTCCGGGACTTTCTTCAGAACAGCATCATCACTGTTATTCTCTTATATCTCCTTATAATAGTTCTGATCCTTATTTTTGCTTCAAGCATTCTGGGAGGAATGGATCAGAATACAATTGGTGAGAATCCTTCTCAGCTTATACTGCTTATTGCAATTCCTCTATTGATTCTTGTAGCTCTTGGATACAGTTTTATCTATGTGTGGAAAAAGGTTAAAACAAAACACTCCCGTTACCGTTTTCGTCTGCGTCTTGTTCTGTTTATTTTCCTTATCATAGTCCTGATTTCTCTTCCTCAGACAATTTTATCCGTCAGTTTTGTGGATATGGTCTTCAGCAGATGGTTCGGTCCCGATGTGGGGGATGCTCTGAACAGTGGTCTTGAAATTGCCCTGGAGTATTATTTTGATCTTAACCGGGAGCTTGAGGATATAGGAAACAGTCCCTATCTTGCCCTCTCGGTTTCCAAAGTCATTCATTCTCCGGATCAGGTCTGGAAGGAAGTGAAGGTTCAGTATCCCCGTATTGAGGGGATGCAGATTGTATCTCCTGATGAATTGTATGTTTTCGGAGATCCCCGGCTAACCTATTCACGGAATGAAATTGCTCAGCTGCAGAGTGGGTTAATACCAAAAAGAACGGTTCCAGAGTTCAGTATTCTGGGTTTTATCAAGGAGTATCAGATAGGAGGTGAGCCCTATCAAATTGTACTTTACAGAACAATTCCCCGAAAATTTGATGAGCACGCCAGAAACCTTACTCAGGTTATTGAGAAGTTTAAGCAGTTTAATGAATATGAGGGGATCTTCAGAATCGGTCTGATACTTTTTTATGCAATTTTCCTCGTTCCAGTTCTCTTTTTGGGACTCGTTGTAGCTCTTTATGTCAGTCAGAGATTGATTCAGCCATTTTTAGGGCTGGAGGAGGCTACCAGAAGGGTTGCCCAGGGGGACTACTCCTATCGTCTCCTCAGTCGGGAGAAGGATGATTTTTCTTTTCTGACCGACTCATTTAATTCCATGGTCCAGGAACTGGAAGTCTCCAGAAAAGAAACTCTTCAGACTGAAAAAGTTTCGGCCTGGCAGGATATTGCACAGCGTCTGGCCCATGAAATCCGCAATCCCCTGACACCCATCCGCCTTTATGCTCAAAGGGTGCTTGCTCGTCTCGGAGATGATGAGATGCCCGAAGAGGTTATCCGGAAAGGGATGGATCGTATCCTTGTGGAAGTGGATAATCTGAATAATCTGCTTACAGAGTTTCGGGAATTCGCCCGGCAGAAACCGCCGGCCCTGGAAGAAGTCAATCTGAAAAAATTTATCTACACCATCATTGAGGTGCTGGAAGAGTCTTCTCCCAGAGTCTCTTTTATTACAGATGATTTTCCTACGGATCTTTTGATCCAGGTTGATCAGGGTCAGTTGAGGCAGGTGTTCAATAACCTCATATCCAATTCTATACAGGCCATGGATGGGGACGGAGTTATTATCCTGAGGGCTGATCTTGTGAAAAAGGGCTATTCTGTCTACTGTAGGGTACAGGTTAGCGATTCCGGTCCGGGAATCCCCGAGGAGATGCTGGGTCAGGTATTTAAACCCTACTACACAACACGGGAAGAGGGAACTGGTCTGGGTCTGTCTATTGTAGAACGTATCATTCATGACCACAGGGGACGTATCTGGGTTGAATCCGCCCAGGGAGAGGGAACTACTTTTTATCTGGATTTACCTTATGAGGAGCTGTATGGAAAAGATTCTGATTATTGA
- a CDS encoding sigma-54 dependent transcriptional regulator produces MEKILIIDDEASVREVLKDILSDEGYEVLEAPDGIEGLRIMKTEPVDLVFLDIWLPKMGGIDVLKIIKEEYPVISVLIISGHANVDLAVKAIKIGAFDFLEKPLDLTRVLTLSRNALELEKLKKENRSLKTARVPDDQMVGSSLGMLQIREIISQTADSEARVLILGDNGTGKELVARALHNSSSRRMEPFVEVNCAAIPENLIESELFGHEKGSFTGAARQKKGKFELADGGTLFLDEVADMSLAAQAKVLRAIQELKFDRIGGTDQISVDVRIISATNKDIMREIEEGRFREDLYFRLNVVPIHVPSLKNRVEDLPLLVDHFMKLFTPSGSPERRISVEGLAEMSRFPWTGNIRELKNFIERINIMSEEIEITAETVVEFLGEQKLTKKSPLLEKFGIMKLNEARDEFEQILLQDRLETNGYNISRTAQDLGIYPSNLHSKIKKYGLEIKK; encoded by the coding sequence ATGGAAAAGATTCTGATTATTGATGACGAGGCTTCGGTCAGGGAGGTTCTGAAAGATATCCTGAGTGATGAAGGGTATGAAGTTCTTGAAGCTCCCGACGGTATTGAAGGTCTCCGTATCATGAAAACAGAGCCTGTTGATCTTGTATTCCTCGATATCTGGCTTCCTAAGATGGGCGGTATTGATGTCCTGAAGATAATTAAAGAGGAGTATCCCGTTATATCTGTTCTGATTATTTCCGGACATGCCAATGTGGATCTGGCAGTTAAAGCCATAAAGATCGGAGCCTTTGATTTTCTGGAAAAACCCCTTGATCTCACCAGAGTTCTGACTCTGAGTCGGAATGCACTGGAACTTGAAAAACTGAAGAAAGAGAACCGCTCCCTTAAAACTGCCAGGGTTCCTGATGATCAGATGGTGGGCAGCAGTCTGGGGATGCTGCAGATCCGTGAGATTATTTCCCAGACTGCAGATTCGGAAGCCCGGGTTCTTATTCTTGGAGATAATGGTACCGGAAAAGAACTGGTAGCGAGAGCTCTGCACAACAGCAGTTCCAGAAGGATGGAACCTTTTGTAGAGGTGAACTGTGCGGCCATTCCGGAAAATCTGATTGAGAGTGAACTTTTTGGTCATGAGAAAGGTTCTTTTACCGGTGCGGCAAGACAGAAAAAAGGTAAATTTGAGCTGGCAGATGGAGGAACCCTGTTTCTTGATGAAGTCGCTGATATGTCTCTGGCGGCCCAGGCAAAGGTTCTCAGAGCAATTCAGGAGCTGAAATTTGACAGGATCGGGGGGACAGATCAGATCTCTGTTGATGTCAGAATCATCTCGGCAACCAATAAGGATATAATGCGGGAGATTGAAGAGGGCCGCTTCCGGGAAGACCTCTACTTCCGTCTTAATGTTGTGCCCATTCATGTACCTTCTCTGAAAAACAGAGTTGAAGACCTGCCTCTTCTGGTGGATCACTTCATGAAGCTCTTTACTCCCTCCGGAAGTCCGGAGCGTAGAATCTCTGTGGAAGGCCTGGCTGAAATGAGCCGTTTTCCATGGACCGGTAATATCCGGGAATTGAAAAATTTTATAGAAAGAATTAATATCATGTCCGAAGAGATTGAGATTACAGCAGAGACTGTTGTGGAGTTTCTGGGAGAGCAGAAGCTGACTAAAAAGTCTCCCTTGCTTGAAAAATTCGGGATCATGAAGCTTAATGAAGCACGTGATGAATTTGAGCAGATACTTTTACAAGACAGACTGGAAACAAACGGGTATAATATATCACGTACAGCCCAGGATCTGGGAATATATCCCAGTAATCTTCATAGTAAGATTAAAAAGTATGGTCTGGAAATAAAAAAATGA